One window of Branchiostoma lanceolatum isolate klBraLanc5 chromosome 8, klBraLanc5.hap2, whole genome shotgun sequence genomic DNA carries:
- the LOC136440561 gene encoding uncharacterized protein, translated as MAQTKLLVAVLVLLGTLMIQTLAEEEKEDEGSCSKQFNNNQNITVVAAPGPVGPKGDMGHRGHGGSPGEKGVRGAPGKLGPVGPRGEKGDKGEQGPAGEKGAPGTSPPAPPVVAFSVARTTSLEKSSSPTVVTYDVVLSNVGGAYNQQTGTFVAAVGGVFFFMFTGMTPNVANTNYYIHLMKNAEKMVRLYEGNGGQAHYQSSSNSAILQLQPGDEVWVELHSGHSLYSDSGRYLTFSGFLIHATGLSQNTVEPVQTVLTLATRGTDTFLLLKHMKMAQTGLLVAVLVLLGTLMIQTLAEEEKEDEGSCSKQFYNNQNITVVAAPGPVGPKGDMGHRGHGGTPGEKGVSGAPGKLGPVGPRGEKGYKGEQGPAGEKGAPGTRPPAPPAVAFSVGRTTSLEKPSSHTVVTYDVVLSNVGGAYSQETGKFVPTVGGVYFFTFTGKTPNLANTSYYIRLMKNGAKMVSLHEHNGGQSQFQSSSNSAVLQLQPGDEVWVELDGHGRSLFSNGNIYLTFSGFLIHAV; from the exons ATGGCTCAAACGAAATTGCTGGTTGCTGTTCTCGTTCTTCTCGGCACATTGATGATCCAGACCCTTGCCGAAGAGGAGAAGGAAGACGAGGGTTCCTGTTCCAAACAGTTCAACAACAACCAGAACATCACGGTGGTGGCCGCGCCCGGGCCTGTCGGGCCTAAAGGGGACATGGGACACAGAG GCCATGGCGGATCGCCAGGTGAGAAGGGCGTGAGGGGTGCGCCAGGTAAGCTGGGTCCGGTCGGACCGAGAGGTGAGAAGGGAGACAAAGGTGAACAGGGACCAGCAGGTGAGAAGGGAGCACCTGGCACCAGCCCACCTGCTCCACCTGTCGTGGCGTTTTCCGTGGCGAGAACGACCAGCCTTGAGAAGTCTTCGTCTCCCACGGTGGTGACGTATGACGTCGTCCTTAGCAACGTGGGCGGGGCCTACAACCAGCAGACGGGGACGTTTGTGGCCGCAGTCGGAGGCGTCTTCTTCTTCATGTTTACTGGTATGACACCGAATGTAGCCAACACCAACTATTACATCCATCTAATGAAGAATGCTGAAAAGATGGTCCGTCTGTATGAAGGCAACGGTGGACAAGCCCATTACCAGTCCAGCAGTAACagcgccatcttgcagctgCAGCCTGGGGACGAGGTTTGGGTGGAGCTGCACAGCGGTCACAGTTTGTACAGTGATAGCGGCAGGTACCTCACGTTTAGTGGGTTCCTCATCCACGCT ACCGGAT TATCGCAGAATACTGTTGAACCAGTCCAGACAGTTCTAACTCTCGCTACAAGAGGAACCGACACgtttttgctgttgaaacacaTGAAAATGGCTCAGACAGGACTGCTGGTTGCTGTTCTCGTTCTTCTCGGCACATTGATGATCCAGACCCTTGCCGAAGAGGAAAAGGAAGACGAGGGTTCCTGTTCCAAACAGTTCTACAACAACCAGAACATCACGGTGGTGGCCGCGCCCGGGCCTGTCGGGCCTAAAGGGGACATGGGACACAGAG GCCATGGCGGAACGCCAGGTGAGAAGGGCGTGAGCGGTGCGCCAGGTAAGCTGGGTCCGGTCGGACCGAGAGGTGAGAAGGGATACAAAGGTGAACAGGGACCGGCAGGTGAGAAGGGAGCACCTGGTACCAGACCACCTGCTCCACCTGCCGTGGCGTTTTCCGTGGGAAGAACGACCAGCCTTGAGAAGCCTTCGTCCCACACGGTAGTTACGTATGACGTCGTCCTTAGCAACGTGGGCGGGGCCTACAGCCAGGAGACGGGGAAGTTCGTGCCTACAGTCGGAGGCGTCTACTTCTTCACGTTTACTGGTAAGACACCGAATTTAGCCAACACCAGCTATTACATCCGTCTGATGAAGAATGGTGCAAAGATGGTGAGTCTGCACGAGCACAACGGCGGACAATCCCAGTTCCAGTCCAGCAGTAACAGCGCTGTCTTGCAGCTGCAGCCTGGGGACGAGGTTTGGGTGGAGCTGGACGGTCACGGTCGCAGTTTGTTCAGCAAT